One region of Triticum aestivum cultivar Chinese Spring chromosome 6B, IWGSC CS RefSeq v2.1, whole genome shotgun sequence genomic DNA includes:
- the LOC123133989 gene encoding nicotianamine synthase 1: protein MDAQNKEVAALIEKIAGLQSAIAELPSLSPSPEVDRLFTDLVTACVPPSPVDVAKLSPEHQRMREALIRLCSAAEGKLEAHYADLLATFDNPLDHLARFPYYSNYVNLSRLEYELLARHVPGIAPARVAFVGSGPLPFSSFVLAAHHLPDAQFDNYDLCGAANERARKLFGASEDGVGARMKFHTADVADLTQELGAYDVVFLAALVGMAAEEKAKVIAHLGAHMLEGASLVVRSAHGARGFLYPIVDPEDIRRGGFEVLAVHHPEGEVINSVIVARKAVDAQLSGPQNGDAHARGAVPLVSPPCSFSTKMEAGALEKSEERATKELAF, encoded by the coding sequence ATGGATGCCCAGAACAAGGAGGTCGCTGCTCTCATCGAGAAGATCGCCGGTCTCCAGTCCGCCATCGCCGAGCTGCCGTCGCTGAGCCCGTCCCCCGAGGTCGACAGGCTCTTCACCGACCTCGTCACCGCGTGCGTCCCGCCGAGCCCCGTCGACGTGGCGAAGCTCAGCCCGGAGCACCAGAGGATGCGGGAGGCGCTCATCCGCCTCTGCTCCGCCGCCGAGGGGAAGCTCGAGGCGCACTACGCCGACCTGCTCGCCACCTTCGACAACCCGCTCGACCACCTCGCCCGCTTCCCCTACTACAGTAACTACGTCAACCTCAGCAGGCTGGAGTACGAGCTCCTGGCGCGCCACGTGCCGGGCATCGCGCCTGCGCGCGTCGCCTTCGTCGGCTCCGGCCCGCTGCCGTTCAGCTCGTTCGTCCTCGCCGCGCACCACCTGCCCGACGCCCAGTTCGACAACTACGACCTGTGCGGCGCGGCCAACGAGCGCGCCAGGAAGCTGTTCGGCGCGAGCGAGGACGGCGTGGGCGCGCGCATGAAGTTCCACACGGCGGACGTCGCCGACCTCACGCAGGAGCTCGGCGCGTACGACGTGGTCTTCCTCGCCGCGCTTGTCGGCATGGCGGCCGAGGAGAAGGCCAAGGTGATAGCCCACCTGGGTGCGCACATGCTGGAGGGGGCGTCCCTGGTCGTGCGGAGCGCGCACGGCGCCCGCGGCTTCCTGTACCCCATCGTCGACCCGGAGGACATCAGGCGGGGCGGGTTCGAGGTGCTGGCCGTGCACCACCCCGAAGGTGAGGTGATCAACTCTGTCATCGTCGCCCGTAAGGCCGTCGACGCGCAGCTCAGTGGGCCGCAGAACGGAGACGCGCACGCACGGGGCGCGGTGCCGCTGGTCAGCCCGCCATGCAGCTTCTCCACCAAGATGGAGGCGGGCGCGCTTGAGAAGAGCGAGGAGCGGGCCACCAAAGAGCTGGCCTTTTGA